The Novosphingobium aromaticivorans DSM 12444 genome segment AGCAACTGGTTCTGGCCATAGTCGAACGCCAGCGGCAGGACGGCAAGGACCCGGTCTGCGGGCGACAGCCGCAGATAGTGCGCCACGCTGACCGCCCCCAGCCAGAGGTTCGCCTGGCTCAGCATCACGCCCTTGGGCCTTCCGGTCGACCCGCTGGTGTAGAGGATCGCGGCAAGGCTGTCCGGCGCGGCGTCCGATGGCGGCAATTGCCCGCCAAGCGCTTCGGCCTCGGCCCATGCGGCGGGCTCCTCGATCAGTGGGCACGACGCGTCGCCGGGTTCCAGCGAATCCAGCCGCGCCTTGTTCGACACGAGCAGCGCCGCGCCGCTGTCGGCCAGGATATGCGCGACCTGCCCGCGCTTGAGCAGCGGATTGACCGGCACGTGCACAAGACTAGCACGGACCGCCGCCAGCGGCATGAGGCAGGACAGCTCCGACTTCGGCAGCCACGTCGCCACCCGCGCGCCGCGCTCCGGCACGCGCGATTGCAGCCAGTTCGCGAGCAGTCCTACACGAGCATTTAACGCTTCGTGGGTTAGGGTGTGGTTCCTGAGCACGAGCGCAGGCGCCCCCCGCTCTCCGCGAAGGGCAAGATGATCGAGCGGATGGACGGTGGGATCGGGCTCGGCGGTCACGCAGGTCTCGACTAAGGAATGCTGGAACGTTGAACGTCTATCACGCCAGTCTCGAGGAAGCGCAAGCCGACCCGCGCCTGAAGGGGTTGCAAGGCGCCTCGCCGTTCGAGCGGCTGGACTGGCTGGCGCTGCTGGCGAACGAATGCCTCGACCCGGCGCGGGCGCGCCTGAGCGTGGTCACCAGCGGCGAGTGCATGGCCGCGCTCCCCTGGATCGAGCGCGAGGGACGGATCGACGCGCTGGCCAACTGGTACAGCTTTTTTGTTTCTCCTCTTGGCGATAGCGCTCTTCTTTCACGGATAGTCGAGGCGCTTCCGCACGGGCGCGCCGCGTTCGCGCCACTGCCCGAGGAAGATGCGCGCCTGCTTGCCCGCGCCTTTCGGAACGCGGGGTGGTGTACGCTCGCGGCGCCTTGCGACGTCAACCATGTGCTTCCGGTCGAGGGGCGGTCCTTCGCCCAATACTGGGCCGAGCGTCCGGGCGCGCTGCGCGAGACGGTGCGTCGCAAGAGCCGCAAGGGCGAAGTATCCTTGCGCATCTTGACCGAATTTTCTCCCGAAGATTGGGAGGCTTACGAGACGATCTACAGGCTGAGCTGGAAGCCGGGCGAAGGCAGCCCGGCATTCCTGCGCAAATGGGCCGAAGCCGATGGCGAGGCGGGGCGGCTGCGGCTCGGCATTGCCGAAATCGACGGAGCGGCAGTGGCCGCGCAGTTCTGGACCGTCGAGGGTGGCACGGCCTACATCCACAAGCTCGCCCACGACGAACGCTTCCGAAAATCCTCGCCCGGGACGCTCCTGACGGCCGCGATGTTCGAACACGTGATCGACCGCGACCGCGTGGACCTGATCGATTTCGGGACAGGAGACGATCCCTACAAGCGCGACTGGATGGACGACGTGCGCTCGCGCTGGAGCGTGCAGGCCTGGCGTCCGGGCGCAGTGCGGCACTGGCCCTCGCTGGCCCTGGCGCTGGCCCGGACACTGGCCGGGCAGATCATGCGGCCTCTTGTGTCGCGAAATGGCGATGGTTAAGGGCTGACCCGAACGACACCTAAAAGCACCTAGCGCCACCTAACCACACCCGGGGCCCGATGACCGACACCGACAGCACCCTGCGCGATATCCTGAAAGACGTGCTTGGCCTTTCGGCAGAACGCGTCGCCGCGTTCGATGCCTCCACCGGCCTGTTCGGAGATCTGCCCGAGCTGGATTCGATGGCGGTCGCCGGCCTGCTGACCGAGATCGAGGACCGCCTCGACATCGTGATCGAGGACGACGAGGTCGATGGCGAATTGCTCGAAACCTATGGCAACCTGCTGGCCTTCCTGGATTCCAAAGTCGCCGCGTGATCGCAAGCTGGCCCTGCCCCGGGCCTGACGGCCACTGCGACGAATATGCCTTCGGCTTCGACCGCGCACGCAAGCGGCGCCTGCTGATCGTTCCCCCTCCTTTCGACGAGGCGAACCGCATGCGGCGGATGCTCGTCGATGCGATGCGGGCGCTGGACGCAGCGGGGATCGACAGCTTCCTCCCCGACCTTCCGGGCTGCAACGAGAGCAGCCAGCACTTTTCGGCGCAGAGCCTTCACGCCTGGCGCGGGGCGATGGCGCAGGCGGCGCGGCACTTTGGCGCGACCGACGTGCTGGCGGTGCGCGGCGGGGCGCTGGTCTTTCCGGGCCATCTTCCGGGCTGGGTTCTGGAGCCGGCGAAGGGCGCGTCGATCCTGCGCCAGATGATCCGCGCACGTGTGATCGCGGCGCGTGAGGCGGGGCGGCACGAGGACAGCGCCGCGCTTCTGGAACAGGGGCGCACACAGGGGCTGGAGCTTTCCGGGTGGCACTGCGGTGCCTCGCTGATCGCCGGACTCGAGAACGCCTTGCCGGAAATCGAGGGGCAGCGGATCGTGTCGCAGGGCGAACTCGGCGGCGCCGGGCTGTGGCTGCGGGCAGAACCCGCGGCGGCGCCCGAGCAATCGGCCGCGCTCGCACGCCTCATCGCGCAGGACCTTGGCGAATGACGCGGCGGCATCTGACGTTCGCTTGCGAGGGCGCGACGCTGGTCGGCACGCTCGACATCGACGGGGCGAGCCATGGCACGGGGCTGCTAATTGTTTCGGGGGGCAACGAACTGCGGGCAGGCGCATGGTCTGGACAGGCACAGCTTGCAACCAGGCTGGCGCACGCCGGGTTCCCGGTCTTTCGATACGACCGGCGTGGCGTGGGCGACAGCGAGGGCGAGAACCTGTCGTTTCGCGGCGCCCTGCCCGACATCGCGGCGGCGCTGGCGGCCTTCCGCAGCGCCGCGCCGCACCTTTCGCGGATCGTCGCGTTCGGAAATTGCGATGCGGCGGCGGCGCTCATGCTGTTTGGCGCGGAGCTTCAGGTCGACGGGCTGGTGCTGGCCAATCCCTGGACGATCGACGGCGAGGAAGCACCGGATGCCATGCCGGCCTCGGCCATTCGCAGCCGCTACCTGGGCAAGCTGGCCAGCCCGCGAGAGATCTGGCGGCTGCTTTCGGGCGGCGTGAACCTCGGCAAGTTGGCCAGGGGCTTGCGCACCGCCGCAGGGCATTCCCCTGCCCACGCCGGACTGGCGCAGGACATGAAGGCCGGACTCGACGCGTTCGCCGGTCCCGTGGCGATCCTGCTGGCGAGCCGGGATCGCACCGCGCAGATGTTCGAGGAGGCCTGGGGCGGCGAAGACCCGCGCATCGCGCGGATCGACAGCGCATCGCACAGCTTCTCCGACGAGGCCGCGCGCGAATGGCTCCACGCGCGGCTGGTCGAAGCGCTTACGCGATAACGGCCTGTGCGGCCTTGAAGTCCAGTTCGGCGAGGAAGCGTTCCGCGTCGAGCGCCGCCATGCAGCCCGTTCCGGCAGCGGTAACCGCCTGGCGATAGGTGTGATCCATGACGTCACCGCATGCGAAGACGCCCGGGATCGCGGTCTTGGGCGTGCCGGGCTGAACGACGATGTAGCCGCTCTCGTCGAGTTCGAGCTTGCCCTTGAACAATTCGGTGGCCGGCGCGTGGCCGATGGCAACGAAGGCGCCGTCGGTTTCGACGACGGATTCGGCGCCAGTGACCGTATCGACCAGCTTCACGCCGGTCAGGCCCTTGCCCGCCTCGCCCACGAAGCTGTCGACCTTCTGGTTCCACAGCACCTTGACGTTGGGATGGGCGAAGAGACGGTCCTGCAGGATCTTCTCGGCGCGCAGGCTGTCGCGGCGGTGGATCAGGGTCACGTCGGGCGAATGGTTGGTGAGGTAGAGCGCCTCCTCGACCGCGGTGTTGCCGCCGCCGATCACGACGACCTTCTTGCCGCGATAGAAGAACCCATCGCAGGTGGCGCAGGCCGAAACGCCCTTGCCTGAAAACTCCTGCTCGCCCGGCACGCCGAGCCACTTTGCCTGGGCGCCGGTGGCGATGACCAGCACGTCGCCTTCGTAGATGTCGCCGCTGTCGCCCACGGCGCGGAACGGCGAGCCATCGAGGCTGACCTCGAGGATCGTGTCCCACATCATGCGGGTGCCGACGTGTTCGGCCTGGGCCTGCATTTCCTGCATCAGCCAGGGACCCTGGATCACGTCGCGGAAGCCGGGGTAGTTCTCGACGTCGGTGGTGATGGTGAGCTGGCCGCCAGGCTGAAGACCCTGCACCACGATCGGCTCCATCCCCGCGCGCGCGCCATAGATCGCGGCGGAAAGTCCGGCCGGGCCGGAACCGATGATGAGCATGCGGGTCTTGTGCGTCGTCGCCATGGAAACTCCTCCAACGGGCAGGCTGGCCGTCGGCAGGCGAGATAAGCGGCGCCGGAGCCAAAAGCGAGTCCGCCCGCCCCGCTTTTTCCGCAGCTATCCGACAGTTTTTCTTTAGCGAGGCCGCCGGGAATGCTGCAGTCAGGCCTCCACCAACCGCCGCTCCATCGCCTCGAGCGCCTGCGGGGTGACGCCGAGGACATCGCGCGCATAGTCCTCCACGCTGCCGTGGCTTTCGATCATCGCGGCAAAGGCGCGGTCGAGGAAGGCCGCGTCGACGCCCATCAGCACTCGCACCGCAGCATCGTCCATCGACCGGCCGAACCCTTCGCGGACATGCCGCGCACCGGCCTCGATCCGCGCCTCGGCGTTGCCGGCGGTGTTGGTGAGCAGGTAGTCGGCCATCATGTCGTCTGGATGCACGCCGAGCAGATGGTGAACCAGCGCGGCGGCAACGCCGGTCCGGTCCTTTCCGGCGAGGCAATGCAGAAGGCTGGGCGCATCACGCCCTGCCAGGGCCTGCATGTAGAGGCGGAACGTGCCGACGAGGACCGGACGGAACGGCAGGGTCTCATAAAGGCGGAGCATGGCCTGGTGCGCATCGGCGGCAGAGCGCACCTCGCGCGCCATTTCCTCGTGAGCGGCCCGCCCGCGAACGCTGGCAGTCTCGCCCGGATGGAACAGGACCTCACCCGCGAAATCCTCGTGGCGCAGGCAGGGGTTGGCTTCACGCTCGCTATCGCCGCGAAGGTCGACGACGGTGCCCAGGCCGATCCGCTGCACCTTCGCCAGGTCGTCCGGCGTCGCCTCGGAATGCTGGCCGGAGCGCCACAACACGCCCTTGCGCAGCCGACCGCCCCGCGCGGCATAACCGCCGTAGTCACGAAAGTTGTGAATGCCCTCGAGCGGAAGAACGCGATCCTGCGCCATGCGCCTGCCAAATCCGTTGCTGTTGAAAACCCGTAACTCGCGCAGGCATTGGCGCGAGAAGCACGGCGCTGGCAAGCACAAAACTGCCGGGCGTGCCCGAAGGCTCAGGCCGTCCGCGCCGCCAGGGGTTCGAGGGCACGCGCCACCACGACCGCAGCGGGCGTGGGCTTGGGCACGAGCGTGCCGCCCAGCTTGCGTACGCCTTCGTCCATGCGGTCCAGATCTCCGGTGTGAAGGACGTAGGGAATGCCCATGCCGGCAAGCGTGCGGGCAACCTGTTCGCAGGTCTGCCCCTGCCCCAGGGACACATCGAGGATTGCGGCGGAAATAGCGGTGGACTGGACGATGGACAGCGCCTCGCCCAGATCGAGCGCGGTAAGCGGCTCGCACCCGGCATCCTCGACGGCGAATTCCAGGTCGAGAAGGATCAGTGGCTCATCGTCGAGAACCAGAACACGGCAGGGCTCGCCCGATGAGGGGTGCATGAGCGTCATTCGGCATTCTCCCGGAGGGGAATGTTCAGTCGGGCCCGAAGCCCGTCCTGATGCCATTCGCGCACAATTCCACCCCTTGCCATGTCCAACATGCGGTCCACAATTCCATCGTTTCCGGTATCAAGGGAGACGCGCGGCGAAGCGCTCTGTTCCACCCAGTCGATTCTGATCGCCGGCCCCTCTGTCGAGCCGTTCTTGCGCCAGGCCACGGTGATCTTTCCGCTATCGGCGCTGAGCGCGCCGTGCTTGATGGCATTCACCGCCAGTTCGTGAAGCGACAGGCCGAGCACAGAGACGGAAGCGAAGTCCGAACGCAGGCCATTGCCCTCGAACGCGATGCGCGTGCCATCGGGATCGTAAGGCGCGAGAACGGCGCGGATCGCCTGCCCGACTTCGACCGTCTCGCGGTGCGAATCGTCGAGCGTGGTCTCGTAGGCGCGGCCAAGCGCCTGGATGCGATCGTTGATTTCGCGCGCTTCGACTTCGATGCCGCGTACACGGCCGGTGAAGTTCACGATGCTGCCGATCACGGCGAACATGTTCTTCATGCGGTGCGACAATTCGCGGGCGAGCTGGCGGGCATGGCGCTCATCCGCGCGAACCGCGCGGACGTCGGACACGTCCCACTGGCTGCCGAAGAAGTAGATCAGCCGGCCATCGGCGTCATAGACCGGACCCAAATGGAGCGCATTCCAGAACGCCGTGCCATCCTTGCGGTAGTTGAGCAGTTCGACGACGATGACGTCCTCGCGCTCGAGCGCGGCCTTGATCCGGGCGACGGCCGCAGGGTCGGTGCCGGGGCCTTGCAGAAACCGGCAGTTGCGGCCGACGACCTCGTGTTCGTCATAGCCGGTAAGATGGCGGAAGGCCCGGTTCGCGAAAACGATGGGCAGGTCTTTCTCGTGCGGATCGCACAGGCAGATCGCCATTCTGGTCTGCGCCATCGCCTGCTCGAACAGCACTCCGGACGCACCTTCGAAGGTATCTTCGGGATGCTGTGCGCGAAAGCGGGCCACAGCCGGATCGAACGCGGTGTGGGCCTGATCCGTGTAGCCAGGCGGCGGAAAGTTGTCGGAGGATTTGTCGTTCATGTCAGCGGCACCTGCCGGCTGGAATGCACCTCCTAGTGATTGGTTCCGAAAAATCGTATTAGAAACATACGTTTCATTTCCGTTCGAGCGGAATGACGGCCAAAGTAAGCCTTGAAACGCAAACGAGTTTCCCGGCTTCATCCTCGATCCGGATGGACCAGACGTGCGTGGTCCTGCCCAGTGCATCGGGCCGTGCGGTGGCATAGACCCAGCCGTCGCGGACGGGGCGCAGGTGGTTGGCGTTGATCTCCATGCCGACCGTGGCGAAGCGATCGGGATCGACGACCATAGCCCCGGCCATCGAGCCGATGGTTTCGGCAAGGGCGACCGAAGCGCCACCGTGGAGCCTGCCGAATGGCTGGTGGGTGCGATGATCGACCGGCATCCGGCCGCGCACCCAATCTTCGCCGCAATCGACGAACTCGATGCCGAGGTGCGCGGGCATCGAGGAACTGCCGAGCCGGGTCAGCCGATCCATTGACGGCATCTCGCCGTTCCACCAGATCATGCGAAACCCTCGGCAAGGAAGCGTTCGGCGCAACCCGCAAGGACTGCAGTGCCAAGCGGCAGCACGCTTTCATCGACCATCATGCGGGTCGAATGGATGGAGCAGCAGGAGCGCCAGTCGACGCCCTCGTGGGCCACCCCGAGGAAGAACATCGCGCCTGGCACCTTTTCAAGGACGTAAGAGAAATCCTCGGCCCCCATGATCGGGCTGTCGAGGCGATGGAAGCCACGCTCTCCGGTGAGATCCTGGACGACCTTCTCGCCAAGATCGACCGCGCGGGCATCGCAGACGGTGACCGGAAAACCGGGAGTGATCGCGACATCGGCGCTCAGCCCGTGGGCGGCGGCGATGTTGGTGGCGACGCGGGTCAGCGCTTCGTGGAGGCGGGCGCGATTGGTGGCGGAAAGCGTGCGCAGCGTGCCGCGCATGGCGACGCGATCGGCAATGACGTTGTGCGCGGTGCCCGCCTCAATCCTGGCCACGGTGGCGACGACCGGGTCGGAGACGGGGAACTTGCGGGTGACGACCGCCTGAAGCGCCGTCACGATCTCGCAGGCGACTGGCACCGGGTCGAGAGCATCGTGCGGCATCGAGGCGTGGCCGCCCCGCCCCTGCACCACGATGTCGAACTGGTCTGCCGAGGCGAGCAGCGGCCCGGCGCGCCCAGCAACGAGGCCGTGCGGGCTGTTGGGCATGACGTGCAGCGCAAACGCGGCATCCGGCAGCGGATCGATCAACCCGTCCTCGAGCATGAAACGCGCGCCGTGGAAGCCTTCCTCTCCCGGCTGGAACATGAACTGGACCTCGCCCGCGATCCGGTCTGCCCGCGCGCAAAGAAGTTCGGCGGCGCCCGCCAGCATGGCGGTGTGGGTATCGTGCCCGCAGGCATGCATCGCGCCGGGGATGGTCGAGGAAAACGGCAACCCGGTTTCCTCTGTCATCGGCAGGGCGTCCATGTCGCCGCGCAGGAGGACGCGGCGACCCGGCCCAGCCCGGCCCTTGAGCGTGGCAACGAGCCCCGTGGTCGACGGCCCCTCGCGCCATTCGAGCGGCAGGTGGGCAAGCGCGTTGCGCACCTTGTCGCGCGTGCGGGGGGTGTGCAGGCCGAGTTCGGGTTCGGCATGGATCGCGCGTCGCAACGCGACGATGGCGTCGGAAAATCCGCGCGCCTGTTCGAGCAGTTCTTGCTGGAGCATGGGAAGCCTCTTCGGGGGATCGCCTTGCCTTCAGGCTGGCACGGCACGCGCCTGCTGTCGAGCCGTCGGAATCGGCTTGCACATGCACAAATGGCACGTTAATCGATCGATTAAAGTCAAAGATCGCAACCGGAGAGCCTGAGATGCCCGAAGCCTATATCATCGACGCCGTCCGTACGCCGCGCGGGATCGGCAAGCCCGGCAAGGGCGCCCTTTCGCACCTGCACCCGCAGCATCTTGCCGCGACGGTGCTCAAGGCGCTGAAGGACCGCAACGACCTGGACACCTCGACCGTCGACGACATCATCTGGTCGACCTCGTCGCAGGTGGGCAAGCAGGGCGGCGATCTTGGCCGCATGGCAGCGCTGGCGGCAGGGTACGACATCTCGGCCAGCGGCACGACGCTCGACCGGTTCTGCGGCGGCGGCATCACTTCGGTGAACCTTGCCTGCGCCTCGGTCATGTCGGGCATGGAAGATTGCGTGATCGCCGGCGGCACCGAGATGATGAGCTTCACCGCCGCCCACGGCGCGGAGCTGGCCAATGCCGGGATCAAGCCGCTGGGCATGGGTTCGGGCAACATGGAACTGGATGCCCTGCACCCGCAGTCGCACCAGGGCGTGTGCGGCGATGCCATTGCCGCGCGCGAGGGGATCGACCGCATGGCGCTCGACGCGCTCGCCCTCGTAAGCCAGGAACGCGCCGACCGCGCGATCCGCGAGGGGCGCTTCGACAAGTCGGTGGTCACCGTCTACAACCCCGACGGCACGGTGGCGCTCGACCACGAGGAATTCCCGCGTCCGGAAACGACGATGGAAGGCCTGTCCTCGCTCAAGGCAAGCTTCGACGGAATTGCCGACTTCGACCTTGGCGGCACCACGTTCCGCAAGCAGATCCAGCGCCGCTATCCGGAACTGGAGTGGAAGGGCGTGCATCACGCGGGCAACTCCTCCGGCGTGGTCGACGGTGCGGCGGCGCTGCTGATCGTTTCACCCGCCTATGCCGAGAAGCATGGCCTGAAGCCGCGCGCGCGCATCGTTGCCTATGCCAACCAGGGCGATGACCCGACGCTCATGCTGAACGCTCCGGTGCCGGCGGCAAGGAAGGTCCTCGACAAGGCTGGCCTTTCGAAGGACGACATCGACGTCTGGGAAATCAACGAGGCCTTCGCGGTCGTGGCCGAGAAGTTCATCCGCGATCTCGAACTGGACCGCGACAAGGTGAACATCAACGGCGGCGCGATGGCATTGGGCCATCCGATCGGCGCGACGGGATCGATCCTGATCGGCACCGCGCTCGACGAACTGGAGCGGTCGGGCGGGCGCTATGGCCTGGTCACGATGTGCGCGGCAGGCGGCATGGCACCGGCGATCATCATCGAACGCATCTGAACGGGCCTTGGCGCCACGCAACGGAAAAAGGCTCCCCCGCGACGGGGAGCCTTTTTTCGTAAGGGCGCAAGTTCAGTCGGCCGCGACGATGGGACCCGGCTCGTTCGCGACGATCCTGAGAACTTCGGTCCACGCGGCGACGTTTTGCGCCAGATCGGCCGGGTCGACCTTGTCGAGAGTGTCGTCGGGAGTGTGGTGCAGGTCGAAGTAGTGGGTGCCGTCCTGGTTGAGATCGACCACGCCGAGCTTCTGCTTCTCGATCACCGGCTCGACATCGGTCCCGCCATCGGCCTTGCCCGATCCGCGCACGATGCCCATCGGTGAAAGGGCGGCGGCGATACGGTCGGCCAGGGGCTTGCTGGCACTGCCAAGGTTGAAATTGACACGCCAGACCCGCGCGGCGCCGAAATCGCTCTCCATCGCGAGCGCGTGCGGCTCCGCGTGCCTTTGCGCATAGGCCTTGCCGCCGAAGCCGCCGAGTTCCTCGGACCCCGCCCACAGGACGCGGATCGTGCGCAGCGGCCTGCCGCCTTCCTGCGCGTTGAGCGCGGCGGCGGTGATGATGGCGCAGCCCGCCGCATCGTCGATGGCGCCCGTGCCGAGGTCCCAGCTATCGAGGTGGCAGCCGAGCAGGATGGGGGGAAGCGATGGGTCGCGCCCGGGCAAGTCGCCGATGACATTGCCCGAAGGCAGGTTGTCGGTCGTCCTGCCGGTAAGCGTCATCGCCAGCCGCATCGGCTTGCCGCCGCCGGCGATGCGGGCGATGAGATCGGCGTCCGGGTTGGACACTGCGCCCGCCGGGATCGGGCTCACGCCATCGGGAAACGTCGTGCCGCCGGTGTGGGGATTGCGGTGGCTGTCCGTGCCGATGGAGCGGATGACGACGCCCATGGCCCCCTTGGCCGCAGCGATGGCGGGCCCCTGGCGACGAACGTTGCCGTAGGGACCATAGCCGCTGCCATCCTGGCTGCGCTTCATCGCATGGTCGATGAAGGCGATCTTTCCGGCAAGCGATCCGGCGGGCGCTGCCTTCAGCGCATCGAGCGTGGGGAAGTAGACGACGTCGCCTTCGATGCCCTTGTCGGGCGTTGTGCCGCTGTAGCCAAGTGCGGTGACAGCCAGGCGGAACGGGATCGGGGCCTTGAGGCTCGCCTCGTCGCGGCCGCGCACGTAGCCGCGGATCGTGAACGGTTCGATGGCGACGCCGCTGAAACCGAGCGCCTCGAGCCGCGCCTGCGCCCATGTTCGCGCGCGCGCTTCGGCCTCGCTGCCCGGCATGCGCGGGCCGACTTCGCTGGTGAGGCCGGCGAGAATGTCCCAGGCGACATCGCCTTTCGGTTCTTCGGCCTGTGCGGCAAGGGGGACGAAAATGGCGGCGGTTAGCGCAGCGGCGCGGAACTTGTTTCGCATGAAACCTTGCCTATCTTGCGTCCAGTACTCTGCCAAGCCCCTCCGCCACCCTTCCGGCGCAAGCCCCGCTTGCCCGCACGGTTGCGCTCGGATAGAGGCGGCGCAACTCTATTCGCCTTATACCCAAGGACCCGACATGGCTGCCCAATACGCCTACGTCATGAAGAACATGACGAAGACCTTCCCCGGCGCGCAGAAGCCGGTGCTCAACAACATCAGCCTGCAGTTCTACCAGGGCGCCAAGATCGGCATTGTCGGCCCGAACGGCGCCGGCAAGTCGACCCTGATGAAGATCATGGGCGGGATCGACACCGACTTCACGGGCGAGGCCTGGCCGGGCGAGAACATCACCGTCGGCTACCTGCCGCAGGAACCGCAGCTCGACACGAGCAAGACCGTGCTCGAGAACGTCAAGGACGGCGCGCGCGAGACGGCAGACCTCGTCGACCGGTTCAACGAGATCTCCAACATCATGGCCGATCCGCCGGAGGACGTCGATTTCGACGCGCTGATGGAAGAGATGGGCGAATTGCAGGGCAAGATCGACGCTGTCGACGGCTGGACGCTCGACAACCAGCTCGAGATCGCGATGGAAGCGCTGCGCTGCCCTCCCGGCGACTGGCCGGTGGACAGCCTTTCGGGCGGTGAAAAGCGCCGCATCGCGCTGACCCGCCTGCTGATCCAGAAGCCGTCGATCCTGCTGCTCGACGAACCGACCAACCACCTCGACGCCGAAAGCGTCGAATGGCTTGAGAACCACCTCAAGGAATATGCCGGCGCGGTTCTGATGATCACCCACGACCGCTACTTCCTCGACAACGTGGTGGGCTGGATCCTCGAACTCGACCGCGGAAAGTACTTCCCGTACGAGGGCAACTACTCGACCTACCTCGAGACCAAGGCCAAGCGCCTGGCGCAGGAAGAGCGCGAGGAAAGCGGCAAGCAGAAGGCGCTCGCCCGCGAACTCGAGTGGATCCGGCAGACCCCGGCCGCGCGCCAGACCAAGTCCAAGGCGCGTATCCGCAAGTTCGAGGAACTGCAGAACGCACAGGACAACCGCGCCGTCGGCAAGGCCCAGATCGTCATCCAGGTGCCCGAGCGCCTGGGCGGCAAGGTCATCGAGGCGAAGAACATCTCGAAGGCCTATGGCGACA includes the following:
- the ettA gene encoding energy-dependent translational throttle protein EttA translates to MAAQYAYVMKNMTKTFPGAQKPVLNNISLQFYQGAKIGIVGPNGAGKSTLMKIMGGIDTDFTGEAWPGENITVGYLPQEPQLDTSKTVLENVKDGARETADLVDRFNEISNIMADPPEDVDFDALMEEMGELQGKIDAVDGWTLDNQLEIAMEALRCPPGDWPVDSLSGGEKRRIALTRLLIQKPSILLLDEPTNHLDAESVEWLENHLKEYAGAVLMITHDRYFLDNVVGWILELDRGKYFPYEGNYSTYLETKAKRLAQEEREESGKQKALARELEWIRQTPAARQTKSKARIRKFEELQNAQDNRAVGKAQIVIQVPERLGGKVIEAKNISKAYGDKLLFEDLSFILPPGGIVGVIGPNGAGKSTLFKIITGKEQPDSGTIEIGSTVHLGYVDQSRDHLDPKKNVWEEISDGLDYMKVNGQDMSTRAYVGAFNFKGQDQQKNVGKLSGGERNRVHMAKMLKEGGNVLLLDEPTNDLDVETLAALEDAIENFAGCAVVISHDRFFLDRLATHILAFEGNSHVEWFEGNFAAYEEDKRRRLGDAADRPTRLAYKKLTR
- a CDS encoding M28 family peptidase; this translates as MRNKFRAAALTAAIFVPLAAQAEEPKGDVAWDILAGLTSEVGPRMPGSEAEARARTWAQARLEALGFSGVAIEPFTIRGYVRGRDEASLKAPIPFRLAVTALGYSGTTPDKGIEGDVVYFPTLDALKAAPAGSLAGKIAFIDHAMKRSQDGSGYGPYGNVRRQGPAIAAAKGAMGVVIRSIGTDSHRNPHTGGTTFPDGVSPIPAGAVSNPDADLIARIAGGGKPMRLAMTLTGRTTDNLPSGNVIGDLPGRDPSLPPILLGCHLDSWDLGTGAIDDAAGCAIITAAALNAQEGGRPLRTIRVLWAGSEELGGFGGKAYAQRHAEPHALAMESDFGAARVWRVNFNLGSASKPLADRIAAALSPMGIVRGSGKADGGTDVEPVIEKQKLGVVDLNQDGTHYFDLHHTPDDTLDKVDPADLAQNVAAWTEVLRIVANEPGPIVAAD